GGAGGCCAACGAGCAGCCGAGGACGGCGGACACCGTGCCTCCGCCCCCCGCGCCTTCCGCGCCGCATATGCCGGACACGCCGGAAGCCGAACCGCATAGCGCACCAGACGACATGCCGCAGGACATGCTGCCTGACGAGCTCCCCGGCATGCTGCCCGGCATGCCGCCTGACATGCCAGCCCGCAAACGCGATGTCGCACCAGACGACGGCCAGGATGATGGGCCTAACGATGAGCCTGACAATGGGCATCTGCCCCTCCTCACGAAGGCCACCCCCGACATCGTCCCCGGCCACCCGGCAGATTTCGTTGATCTGGCGGATCTGACGGCCAGCCTCCCCGCTGACGAACCAGCCACCCTTTCGCAGGACCAGCCCGACTCCGACGTCACGCCCGTGCCCGACCTCCTGCCCGATCCGTGGTCCGATCCGTGGTCCGATGCGCGGGGCACCGACGACGCGGACACCGACCCGGAAACGGTCTGGGGCAACCCGCCGGACATGACGCCGGAGATGGATCCCGCAATGCCCTCCCATATGGAGCAGGTGATGGAGCCGGAGATGGATCCGGACACGTTGCTTGCCCTCATGCCGGAGGCATCAGCAGAGATGTCGCCCGAGGCGTTCACGGACCTGCCCTGGGCCGGTCCGGACGATTGCAGCAACCTTGCGCTGGCCGATGCCCCCTGCCCTTCCTTCGGGGATGACGCGCCGGACCGCCACGAGGAGACCGCACCGGGCGGCGGGGAAGACATGCCCCGGTACACCCCGGAGTTGTTGCCACCGACTGGAGACGAGGCGGAAGCCCCCCCGTTCGCCGTGCCTCCCGTGGCAGACACGCCACCGGAAACCCGTCAGCCGTCGCTGTGGGACATGCCGGAACCGCCCGTCCAGCCGCAGGCATCTGCCGCGCCTGCTTCCGAAACCGCCGGGGCGGAGCAATCGGAAGCCCTGCTCGCGTCCCCTGAACAGGCGAAACCGGAGCAGCAGGACGCAACGCCGCAGCCGTCCGCCCGGCCCGCCCCGCCGGAACGCTTGCCAGAGGCGGCACCAGAGGCGCCGCAGTGGCTGTCGCTGCTGCCCCCCAAAAGCTGAGCCCTCCGACGTTCCGCACCGCCGGAAACAAGGAACATCCCATCCCCCACTGCCGTCCGCATCCGGCGGACGGCACAGGCCATACACACACCGGTCCGCCCTGCGTGCCGACACATCCCGGCGCACGCCGTGCGCCGGGCGGGCGGTGCGGCTTGACCCGGCGCGCGGCGTGGCGTAAGCCCCCCGTTCCGCCGCCCACCTCCCGCAGCCCGCACCCTTCTCCGCCTTTCGCGCCGCCACGTGGCTTCGCGGGCTTGTCTCGCGGCCCATTTCCTTTCCGGAGTTTTGCATGAACGAACTGCTCTGGTTGTGCTTCGCCCTGTTCGACATGGGCATCACCGTGCTCATGCACCGCCTGTTCGGTGCCGCCGGGCTGCACGCCCTCATCGTGCTCAACCTGATGGTGTGCAACATCCAGGTGCTGAAGACCGTGACCCTGTTCGGCATGACCACCACCCTCGGCAACATCGTGTACGCCGGGGTGTTCCTGGCCACCGACATGCTGGGTGAATTCCACGGCAAGGCAGAGGCGCGCAAGGGCGTGCTGCTCGGCTTCGTCACCCTGCTGCTGGGCACGGCCTACATGCAGGCCTCGCTGCTGTACGCCCCGGCACCCTCGGACTTCGCCCATCCGCACCTGGAAGCCCTGTTCGGCCTGCTGCCGCGCCTGGCCGGGGCCAGCCTGCTGGCCTATCTGGTTTCGCAATACCACGATGTGTGGGCTTACCACTTCTGGATGCAGCGCACCGAAGGCCGCCACCTGTGGCTGCGCAACAACGCCAGCACACTGGTCAGCCAGATGCTCGACTCCTCGGTGTTCTGCCTGGCGGCGTTCATCGGGGTGTATCCGTTCGAGGTGGTGCTGGAGATCATGCTGACCACCTACCTGTTCAAGGCCGTTGTGGCTTTGCTGGACACCCC
This genomic window from Nitratidesulfovibrio sp. SRB-5 contains:
- a CDS encoding LysR family transcriptional regulator, giving the protein MELRDLRTFAAVARLLSFHRAAAELNAAQSTVSARIAALETELGVRLFERLGRRVALTEAGERLVQYAAKLIDVEDEARAWVTGESRLRGLLTVRVPESLCAYRLPPVIAAFRRRHPEVALQLTACTLNGLEKDLRQGITDLAFVMADSVRGGDLNVEALGVEPLVLVAAPHHPLSARDRVVARDLHGITLVLSTTDCAYRTVIEEALAAEGIQPAAGLEFSSASALRGCVASGVGVTLLPEAAVRDELRAGTLRALAWADQPFETAVLMVRHRGKWVSPYMDTFMELCRVACADAAGAKACPDAIWDFPCPMADVATILEPPRSAPGTDEKPEANEQPRTADTVPPPPAPSAPHMPDTPEAEPHSAPDDMPQDMLPDELPGMLPGMPPDMPARKRDVAPDDGQDDGPNDEPDNGHLPLLTKATPDIVPGHPADFVDLADLTASLPADEPATLSQDQPDSDVTPVPDLLPDPWSDPWSDARGTDDADTDPETVWGNPPDMTPEMDPAMPSHMEQVMEPEMDPDTLLALMPEASAEMSPEAFTDLPWAGPDDCSNLALADAPCPSFGDDAPDRHEETAPGGGEDMPRYTPELLPPTGDEAEAPPFAVPPVADTPPETRQPSLWDMPEPPVQPQASAAPASETAGAEQSEALLASPEQAKPEQQDATPQPSARPAPPERLPEAAPEAPQWLSLLPPKS
- a CDS encoding queuosine precursor transporter, which produces MNELLWLCFALFDMGITVLMHRLFGAAGLHALIVLNLMVCNIQVLKTVTLFGMTTTLGNIVYAGVFLATDMLGEFHGKAEARKGVLLGFVTLLLGTAYMQASLLYAPAPSDFAHPHLEALFGLLPRLAGASLLAYLVSQYHDVWAYHFWMQRTEGRHLWLRNNASTLVSQMLDSSVFCLAAFIGVYPFEVVLEIMLTTYLFKAVVALLDTPFIYLARRMHRARPADAHAAAAPAAG